The following are encoded in a window of Centroberyx gerrardi isolate f3 chromosome 1, fCenGer3.hap1.cur.20231027, whole genome shotgun sequence genomic DNA:
- the tnfaip8l3 gene encoding tumor necrosis factor alpha-induced protein 8-like protein 3 isoform X2 codes for MDSDSGEQSEGDLSPGQESFNSRSLALQAQKKILSKMATMVVANMLTDDTSSEILDELYKASREFTKSKKEAHKIIKDVIKIALKIGILYRNHQFSPDELDTVERFKKKMNQAAMTAVSFYEVEYTFDRNILSELLLECRDLLHALVEQHLTARSHARIDHVFNHFAHGEFLAELYGDGEEYRLSLRKICHGINKLLDEGTL; via the exons ATGGATTCAGACTCCGGAGAGCAGAGTGAGGGAGACCTCTCTCCAG gccAGGAGAGCTTCAACTCGCGCTCCCTGGCCCTGCAGGCCCAGAAGAAGATCCTGAGTAAGATGGCGACCATGGTGGTGGCCAACATGCTGACGGACGACACCAGCAGCGAGATCCTGGACGAGCTCTACAAGGCCAGCCGGGAGTTCACCAAGAGCAAGAAGGAGGCCCACAAGATCATCAAGGACGTCATCAAGATCGCCCTCAAGATCGGCATCCTCTACCGCAACCACCAGTTCAGCCCCGACGAGCTGGACACGGTGGAGCGCTTCAAGAAGAAGATGAACCAGGCGGCCATGACGGCGGTCAGTTTCTACGAGGTGGAGTACACCTttgacaggaatattctgtcggagctgctgctggagtgcAGGGACCTGCTTCACGCCCTGGTCGAGCAGCACCTGACCGCACGCTCGCACGCGCGGATCGACCACGTCTTCAACCATTTTGCCCACGGCGAGTTCCTGGCGGAGCTGTACGGGGACGGAGAGGAGTACAGACTCTCTCTGAGGAAGATTTGCCACGGCATCAACAAACTGCTGGACGAAGGAACACTTTAA
- the tnfaip8l3 gene encoding tumor necrosis factor alpha-induced protein 8-like protein 3 isoform X1, which produces MDSDSGEQSEGDLSPAGQESFNSRSLALQAQKKILSKMATMVVANMLTDDTSSEILDELYKASREFTKSKKEAHKIIKDVIKIALKIGILYRNHQFSPDELDTVERFKKKMNQAAMTAVSFYEVEYTFDRNILSELLLECRDLLHALVEQHLTARSHARIDHVFNHFAHGEFLAELYGDGEEYRLSLRKICHGINKLLDEGTL; this is translated from the exons ATGGATTCAGACTCCGGAGAGCAGAGTGAGGGAGACCTCTCTCCAG caggccAGGAGAGCTTCAACTCGCGCTCCCTGGCCCTGCAGGCCCAGAAGAAGATCCTGAGTAAGATGGCGACCATGGTGGTGGCCAACATGCTGACGGACGACACCAGCAGCGAGATCCTGGACGAGCTCTACAAGGCCAGCCGGGAGTTCACCAAGAGCAAGAAGGAGGCCCACAAGATCATCAAGGACGTCATCAAGATCGCCCTCAAGATCGGCATCCTCTACCGCAACCACCAGTTCAGCCCCGACGAGCTGGACACGGTGGAGCGCTTCAAGAAGAAGATGAACCAGGCGGCCATGACGGCGGTCAGTTTCTACGAGGTGGAGTACACCTttgacaggaatattctgtcggagctgctgctggagtgcAGGGACCTGCTTCACGCCCTGGTCGAGCAGCACCTGACCGCACGCTCGCACGCGCGGATCGACCACGTCTTCAACCATTTTGCCCACGGCGAGTTCCTGGCGGAGCTGTACGGGGACGGAGAGGAGTACAGACTCTCTCTGAGGAAGATTTGCCACGGCATCAACAAACTGCTGGACGAAGGAACACTTTAA